The sequence below is a genomic window from Lolium perenne isolate Kyuss_39 chromosome 4, Kyuss_2.0, whole genome shotgun sequence.
ccaaaaggattcatgccatctgtacttagaccaaatcttatgttccttgcgtcagctgcaaaatctttaaactctctgtcgatctttctccattgcgttccatctgcggggtgtctcaactccccgtccgacttacggtcctctttgtgccatcgcaacaacttggcatgctctttgttcctgaatagacgtttcaaccgtggtattataggagcataccacatcaccttggcgggaaccttcttcctgggtttctggccctcgacatcgtcaccagggtcatcgcctctgatcttataacgcaatgcagtgcataccgggcattcattcaaattctcgtattcaccgcggtagaggatgcagtcgttgatgcatgcatgtatcttcagaacctctaaacctagagggcagacaaccttctttgcttcgtacataCTGGAGGGCAActtgttattctttggaaacatattcttcaacattttcagcaagttttcaaatcccaagtcagctacaccttcccgtgccttccatctcagcaaatccagtgtgcagcccagctttttcagaccattatcgcatcctgggtacatcgactttttgtgatcctctaacttgcgatccaaattctccctctccttttcagtttcgcagcgactccgtgcatcagcaatggtccgaccaagatcatcagcgggctcatcacgtgcctcttcttgatcaccttccccaccttcagcatcctccatgaaagtatcaccgaaatgatcaagatagttgtcatcgatgatatcatcctcttcttcatcatcttccattataacccctctttctccatgcttggtccaacaattatagcttggcatgaaaccatgccgaatcaggtgcaggtgaacttcccttgaggaagagtaacccttctgattcttacagccaacacatggacagataacaaaacccccctgcttgttcgcattagccactacgaggaaatctttcaaacccgtagtgaattcgccggagagtcggttagcgtacatccattgccgattcatctgcattattataatataaaatatataattaaccatcatgcatttgttaaactaaatagaaattaaacaattaatgaactacacacatacatattttatcaatgacacatatgaaaggttcaagttgctaaccgcgatcgaggaggaaaaaataaatgaggaagctcgatcaagtgtggctccgacacttcatatcatgttggtttcatgctcttggggcatttcatcaaacaccttgtgtgcataagaggagccaaaagcaaaccaacaccccccttgtgaagtttgtgaagagaagtggcaccaaatggctaagtgttgtggGCTGgtcggtatatataggggaggggctttagtcgcggttggcctggcgaaccgcgactaaaggcctttgggccaggcctgaggacatttagtccaaccgcgactaaaggccctcccgtccaccagctggccaccgagcgcgctgggcccaggcctttggtcgcggttcgccacccgagccgcgactaaagaccccattggtCGCGGTTCTTACAttttcgcgactaatggggctggacggaaggccttttttctaccagtgtgacgcaaacttggaccaaatatgcgccaggaatgcgtcgtccgcgcgtccgtttgcgtccgtTTGGTCTGCATGCAGCTCTCTCTCTTCCTTTAATCACACATGCGGTCATTCCTAGCCACACAAACAGAATTtttccctctctctcctctctaatcACGCATGCGTCAAATAAATGCGTCTCATCCGCTAGAGAAGAGGCAGACGCATGCGGACATGCGGACATTTTTTGTGTCCGTGCCCAACGCAAACGGACATAAAtatgcgtcggcccgctggagatgccctaagttgtTGACAAACtgagtactactccctccgtaTCCAAAAAAAAGTCAAGCTAGGTAAATTTTGACTGTACTTTCAGAAAAAACAATTAAGAACCAcgatattatatatatatatatatatcatatgaaaatatatttcatgacgtaTCTAAAGTTGTTGATTTTGGATTGTATATATAGTAATAGTTTTTCCTAAAAGCTTGATCATTTCACATAGTTTGATTTTTAGAAAACAAAGTATAAGCCTTACTCGTTggaaacggaggtagtagtagCTAGCTGGCCGCCGAAGTTCAGTTTAACAATTAATGTACACTTCTATTAATAAATCATGTATGCACTTTGAATACTCCCCGTTTCCCCCTATTCCAGTTTATTGGATTTCTAATGATTTTCAAAAAAATACCAAGAAATAAACATAATTTATCGAGAGAAACATGAGGGACCTAGAGACCATTTTTTTTTCACCTATCAACGCTTGTTTCGATCACAAAGCCTCTTCTATTAAGTCCAATAAATCGGTATAGTCGGAGTATGGAATCATGAAACGCGAGATGACTCCACTTAATTTGCTGGCCACCTTCCTTGGGGCATCGTCTTACTTCCAGCTGCACTAGCCGCGTTTTGTCTTACTTCCAGCTGGCTACTCGTAAACTACATGCATAGATCAGAGAGATGTCCAAAGTCAATTACACCTACGCACAAAATTTGAGTACTGTTCGATCGAACGGCTAGATGAGCAGCCAGCACTGTGTCATTGTGTACTGTTAACTCTAAttcgtactagtacttctaattaaCAAAGTCACTTGGAGCACCGTACTATAAATAGGGCACGACCGATCTCTCCAACTCCAGGACCAGCAGGCCAGCACGTCCATTCTCGGTTTTCTTCTAGCTCAAGTACATTACGCTTTAATAACAACGCACTAGCTAGAGTCTAGTCTGCAGTCTGCACGTAGCCAGGGAGCCGTATTGGTATTGCCATAGCCATAGCAGACCAAGTGTGCTCAGCAGTAGCGGAGCTTGCCAGAAAAGGCTGGGCGGGCCAGCAGGCTTAAGGAGATAAAACTGGGTTGTTATTAAGCTAAGTTTTACCAATATTTAGGCAAAAAAAAATTAAGTTGGGCGGGCCATAGCCCGGTTTTGTTTCAACAAAGCTCCGCCCCTGGTGCTCAGACATGAGGCTCCCTCTCCTACTCCTACTCGCCACCATCTTCGCCATTGCCCACGCCGAGACTAACACGGATTACTCACCTGAGTCACCTCCACCTCCAGAGCCGGCGTGGGCGCCCGTGTCCCCGCCATCACCTCCATCACCGGCGTGGACGGACGTGTCTCCGCCACCATCTTGGACGCCCGCATCTCCGCCTTCGCCATCATGGACGCCCGCgtctcctccgccgcctccaTCGCAGGAGTGGACGCCGGCGTCTCCTCCGCCACCTCCGCCGCAGGTGTGGACGCCCGTATCATCgccgccacctccgccgccgccttcgACGACCTCGTCCCCACCGCCACCACCTCCGGCATCGGTAGCCGTGTCCCCGCCACCTCCTCCAACCGCAGCATCGACGCCCATTTCtccgccaccacctccaccaccaaccTGGACGCCCGTGAAGGACGTGAAGGATAAGTCGGTCCAGCAGGTCGGGCAGTTCGCCGTGCACATCTACGTCCTCACATGGCATATAGATCTAGCCTTTGTGAACGTCGTCAGCTGCGAGATCCAGCCAAGCGGCGGCGGGCACAACTACCACCAGTTGATCGCCGTGTCTGGCACGGGCGCCAAGTCGCCGCGGTATGACGTGGTCGTGTGGGGCATCCTCGGGACGAGGAACTGGGAGCTCCGATCATTCAACTCCACAAAGTGATCCATGCATGATCAAGAATAACTCGTACGTCGATTACGTACAGGTGATGTTTTACCTTGCGCGCGAAATGTTCCGTCCGGCTGTCATTTCCATCGGGATGGTTACAACTCGGTCGGTGAACTGTTGGTGTGTTGTTGCTCGTGTACGGTTTTTGTTTTGGTgagtgctccggtgtccccccctaAGCTGCACGTTTTCGAAAAGTTGGAGCTGctccacttttttttttttttttggatctgTGCAGTTACTCCAGCTTTTGTTACAAATATATGGAGTTTTCCGTGGAACAGAAAAACACGGAGCAACTATTATTTACGTCCCACTGTCACCGATAAGTGACCAAAATATTACACACGTCTTATCTTTCTCCCCCTCCTCGCCCAGACTCTTTCCCGATTTGACTTCACCGCGACGCGATTCACGCCTACCGCCACCGAATCGGACAAGTTTAACTCCGGCTGAAGGTACGCCAGCGGCCTCGATTCGGTGGCAGCATGCGTGAATCGCGTCACGGTGAAGTCAAATCGGAGAAGAGTCTGGGCGAGGAGGGGAGAAAGATAAGACGTGTGTAACGTTTTGGTCACTTATCGATGGCAGTGGGATGTAAATAAACAGCTGCTCTGTATTTTTTTGTTCCACGGAACCAACTCCATATATTTGTACCAAAAATTGGAGTAACTCCAcagatcaaaaaaaaaaaactggagCAGCTCCAACTTttcaaaaggggggggggggggggggggacacccAACCACACCTCTTTTGTTTTATCCATACCCCATATTCATCAATGAGAGCGTATCCACTACTGTTTGGCGAGATATGCGGTAAAATTTAATGGAACTCTCTTGGTTTTGTTTGCACCGACGCGTGGCCTTCCGGCAAAGTGACCCTTTGTCTCCATTCCTATTCCAGTTCGTGATTGATGGTTTGTTTGCTCGGTTGAATATAAACATAAAAAAATATTGAAACCTACAATTGTGTGTTTACTCCTTGGACCCTCGTGGTGCATATATAGAGGTATAAGATGAGATGATAGACTTGTAGTAAAAGATGATGACTCCTAGTCTTACGTATACACCCCTACATATTATACTTTTAACATGCTCTCCTGAGTAAAGGTATTCAGGAAAACAATTTATCTCCAGTTAAAGTATGTTGCCGCTCCAGAAGTGTCACTTATTATTTGTGGACGATGCGGTACTTACTTTTTAAGGTGGCACATGAGCAAGCTGCCCATGTTAAGCATGTTCTGGAGGTTTATGCATCATTTACTGGCTAGCTTATTAATCCAGCAAAATGTTTCCTTTTGTTTGGTGAGGCCTCCCATCAAATTTATAGGTGGATATGAGAAATGCTCTTGGTGTCACTTCCATGACGTTTGACGAGGTATATATATCTAGGGTTGCCCACTCCTAATGGGTGTATGTCTAGTGGTAAACTACAAAACCTTCAAGCTCAATTAACAAAGAGGCTACTGATGTggggagatggtaaacctagcacATGCATGCAGAGATGTTTTTATTAAATCAGTAACCTTACCGAGAGTCATCAGCAACTCTCGGCAATTATCGATAACCACCGCTCCAGTACCTCTGTAATCAAAAGGGTTAATCACAACGTCAACCACTTCCATTGAATCAGATTCAACAAATATCGATTGGCACCCAAGACCTTCTGCCAACTGAAGCCCAGCGAACAAGGCCATTGCTTCCATAGTGGATGCATCAATAGCATGCTCCTTATAATCACATGAAGCAGCAATAAAATTCCCACAAGAATCTCGGATAACAGCTCCCATAGCTCTGGATCATGCATCCACTAAATAAGCCGCATCAACATTGAGTTTAAGAACTCCACTTGCAGGCTTAACACATCCATGATGTTTCACTGTATTTGTCACCCTCTCACTTTAACATTATTGGCAACAATGCCTCTGGTGCTCATTGTTGCTCTTACCGGTGTATGTACCAATTAATTATGCGAAACCGAGGTGGACTGAGCACATGCCTTGAGTAATATTTCCTTTCCTcccatagagaataatttctcatTCCAGCCATTAATGTGTTGATTCATCCTACCAACAAGATGCTGAAATGAATCACTCCTATCCGCACCCACCAGCGCGGGCAAACCCAAATATTTATCTGATAAAGATTCAACAATAGTGTTAAGTTGCAAACACACTTGTTGCCTGGTTTCCACACCAGTGTTTGGAATGAAGAAAAAACTAGACTTTGCCTCGCTTACAAGCTGACCGGAGCTTCACAATAGAGATCCAGAACATTTGCAGAGTGTTGTGGCGTTAGACACATCAGCTTTCATCAGTATCAGGGAATCGTCAGCGAAGAGCACATGAGAAATCGACGGTGCATTGTGGCACACCCTGACACTTTGAATACCACCAGACACCTCCTCATGTTCTAGCAAACTTGAAAGACCCTCACTGCATAGTAAAAACAGATATGGAGATAAGGGAGCTCCTTCCCTGATACCTCTTGTTGGGACAAAGCAATTAG
It includes:
- the LOC139830185 gene encoding uncharacterized protein; this encodes MRLPLLLLLATIFAIAHAETNTDYSPESPPPPEPAWAPVSPPSPPSPAWTDVSPPPSWTPASPPSPSWTPASPPPPPSQEWTPASPPPPPPQVWTPVSSPPPPPPPSTTSSPPPPPPASVAVSPPPPPTAASTPISPPPPPPPTWTPVKDVKDKSVQQVGQFAVHIYVLTWHIDLAFVNVVSCEIQPSGGGHNYHQLIAVSGTGAKSPRYDVVVWGILGTRNWELRSFNSTK